The genomic region CGCTTCGGGCAGGCATATAGTTGCTTCGTTTAAGGTAATCAGTACCGCCAGCTCCTCTGCGTATCATATCGAGAACAAGTGAAGGCGTGGTGATGTCGTTTGTGATATCTACCCAAACTGCTCCACCGGTTGCCTCGATGCCATGGCAGTGTTCGCAAAACACCTCATACAGACCCTTGCCTGTGGTCGGCCGATCAAAGCTTGATAACCAGAAGATGATTTCATCGAGCTGGGTTTCAGTGAGGCTTCCCTCTTCGAATTGAGGCATACGCCCCAGCATACTCTCACGGCCGTTGCGGATTACCCACCGCGCGTAGTTTTCTTGAACGAATCGTATTTGCGGGGCCTGCTGGGTACCGTTGGCTTGCGAGCCATGACAACCCCGACAGTAAGTGTAGAAGTATTCGAGCCCAGTCTTTTCAGTTGGAGTGGTTGGTTCGGGGGAGGTTTGGGGTTCTGATTCTGTGTCCACTGTTGTACCGGTATTCTCGGGTGTGTCGTCTCCACAGGCCATCAAGCATAGGCAAAACGGCACAAGGAGTAGCCTTTTGGCTTGCGAGAATAGAGCTGCAGTCATCGATATATCCACATCTTGGTTGAGCACTTAGGGCATACCATATGCCGTATCTTTGTAAATGCTGCTGCGATAAGCCCTAAAACGGACTATTCACGAGGGATATTCTGTGCACCGGTGATCAAAGAACGAGAGCTTTAAGTCGTTGGTTTAATAGGGTTTAATGGTTGTTACTGACCCGCCGCGTCAGAAATGGTGAAGCATTCGGTAAAAATACAACCCAGATGTAGGACAAATGAGTACATCCAACAACGCTCAAAAGCATGCCCCGTGCTTGTTGATGCGAACCCAACTTTCTAGGAGACCGCAATGAAGCCCGTAACACTGATTGGCTGGACCGTAATTTTCCTCGCGATGACTTTCCTCCCTGGCGCAGGTGGCTGTGGTGGTGGCGGTGGTAGCAACAATAACAACGACAACAACAACAACAACAATACCGACACTGGTTGTACAAGCGATGCTGAATGCAGTGCAGATTTAAGCTGTGTAAATGGCGAATGTGTCTATGTGGAGCCCGATGGAATCGGTGATGATTGCGGCGGCATCCAGGGTCTTACTTGTGTGCAAGGCCTCGTCTGCGACATGAGCGCGAATAACACATGTGGCGCCGACATGATGGGAACTTGTATCGAAGATGAAGAGACGATGTGTACTATGCAGTACGACCCAGTATGCGGCTGCGACGGCCAAACATACGGAAACGATTGCATGCGTCAGGCAGCTTACGTTGCTTTCGATAGCGCGGGACCTTGTGGTGACGCATCAGAAGGCCAGCAGTGCGGCGGAGCATTCGACACGCAGTGTGAAGGCAACTTGGTTTGTGACTTAAGTGCGAACACCACATGCAGTGACGACCTCGTCGGAACATGCGTTGAACGTATTCGCATCATGTGTACCCGCGAATGGGTTCCAGTATGCGGCTGCGATGGTGAGACTTACGGAAACGATTGTGAGCGACGCGCAGCATTCGTAGCCTTCTCAGCAGGCGGTGAGTGCGGAAGCAACTCAAGTGCAGGCACAGGCTCAATCAACGATTGATTCTATCTGATATACAATAAAAAGGCCGGGCGCTTCATCTGAAGTACCCGGCCTTTTTTTCGATTGATGAGTTATCTAAATAGTTCCACTGCGGATAAAGTCAGCGACCCGTTCACCAACCATGATAGTAGGCAGGTGGATGTTGACCGAAGGCACGGTAGGAAAGATGCTTGCATCTGCCACGATAAGCCCTTTGGTGCCACGCACTCTGCAGTACTGGTCAAGAGCAGCCATGGGATCGCTTTCAGGTCCCATAGGCACGGTACCACATGGGTGGTAACCGCTGTCGCTGTATGTGCGTATCCACTCGTCGAGTTTTCTCTTATCCTTGAGGATACGTCCCATGGGTGCAACAGGAACCGCAAGCTTACGCATCGCTTTGGATTGAGTCAGTTCATAGGCACGCGAGAGTCCGTCCACAGCAAGGCGGCGGTCTTCCGGGTGGTCTAATATATTAGATTCAACAATGGGCTTGGCGTGAGGCCAAGCTGAAGTCCATCGAATTTTACCAACGCCCTTGGTCTTTTCCACACAAGTCATCATGGTCACAGCCGTAATATTGCCCCAAGGAAGTGTCAGACATGAACCTGGCTGGATTTGCATATCATTGGGGAATGCCCCGGGCTCAGAGGTGTAACGCAGAAGCGTTTGAATCAGAGGGTCGTTTCTACGGGCGATACCGGGGCGTGGGGCTAAGAAGAAAGCCGCGCCAGGGTGGTCTAAAAGGCGGCTGCCTACGCCAGGCACATCAGATACGAGTGAAACACCCAAACGGTAGACATCATCTTTTGCACCGATTCCAGAACGCAGGAGCAGACCTGGGGTCGCGATTGATCCGCAAGCGATGATAATGCTCTCGCTGAAGAAGGTTTGCACCTCGCCATTGCGCTCGACTTCAATGCCAATGGCTTGACCATTGTAGAAAATCACTCGGTGCGCGAGACTATCCGGTTTAATCGTGAGGTTGGCCCGCGAACGCACAGCTGGCGTGAGGTAGCCCATGGCGGCGCTGAATCGTACGCCATTGACTTTGTTCATCGCGTGAGGCCCAGCACCCGTTTGATTCGGATTATTGTGGTCTTCGCACTTTGGGTAACCGAGTTCATCACAAGCTTCTAGGAACGCAGCTTGCCAAGGCACCAACTCTTCTGGTGGATGCCGGCGAATGGTAATGGGCCCTTTTTGATTATGGTACTCGTCATTAAAATCTTGGTCGGCTTCTAACTTTTTGAATGCTGGAAGACATTTGTCCCAGGTCCATTCATCGAGACCCATATCGGCCCATTCATCGTAATCCTGCGGTATTCCTCGCAGCGCGATACAGGTGTTCACGGCAGAGGAGCCACCCACGACTCTTCCTCGCGGCAATTTAAAGGGCACCTTCTGTTGGGAGTTCGTCGTATGCATGAAGCCCCAGTCATGCTTGAACATCGAGTTCCGTTTACCGTTTGTGATGTCTTTGGGCAGCTTGGTTGAGTCAGGATAATCTGGCCCGGCCTCAAGAAGTAAAACGTTACGGCCGCGGTCCTCCGACAAGCGGGCGGCGATAGCAGAGCCAGCGGCTCCAGCTCCAACTACGATGTGATCCCATTGATTACTGCTTTTCATATTAAAACGGTACTTATGCTCTGCGCGCAACACAAGCCACAGTGCGCTGTAAGTTGTTGTAAGACATTGAATTGGCATGTGGGAAGGAGACCACAATCGTGCTTTTCTATGCTTTCTTAAATTTGAGGGGCGGCCAAATGAGCGAAGATTACATCGATATCTATGAACCCAAGCAATATGTTTCAGGTATTCCGTATGACAAATACAAAGTGTTGCGAGCGCGCTCACCTGTCGTTTTTCAAAGAGAAACCGATGGGTCAGGGTATTGGGCCGTCATGAAGCATGCGGATGTTTTATTCGCGTCGAAAAAACCCAAGATATTTTCATCTTATCAAGCTGGTATCAATATCCCGGACCCCATTGAAGAGGATTTGGATATCGCTCGGATGATCCTGATCAATATGGATCCACCCCAGCACGCAAAATATAGAAAGCTGGTTTCCACAGGCTTCACTCCCAAAATGACACAGAGACTTGATGGGCCGATTCGTGCCGCGGTGAAGACCATTCTTGACCGAGTCTCAGGAGAAAAAGAAGTCGACTTCGTGGGCGAAATTGCTAGCCAGCTTCCGCTTTTTCTCATCGCGGATTTGATTGGGTGGCCTGAAGCAGACAGACCTTTGATGTTTGAATGGAGTGACCGTGTATCTCGCATCGATCATGCACCCGAGGATGCTCGCATGGCAGCCATGGAGTTTTTTGGATACTGCACAGATTTACTGGAGTCGCTGGAAGAAAAATCAGAAAAAGGCGAGAGACCGGATGATTTAGTGCATGTGCTTATGGACGCACAAATCGATGGTGAAAAATTGAACTCGATGGAGATTGTTAATTTTTTACTCTTGCTTGCGATTGGTGGCAATGAAACCACGCGCAACTGTATCGCGGGCGGTTACTTAGCGCTTCACGAATTTCCTAAGCAGATGGAGCGTTTCGCATCTGACCCGATTGGGCATGGCAGGCTTGCAACGGAAGAGATGTTACGATGGACCTCTCCTATCATTGCCTTTCGACGAACCGCCATGGAAGATACCGAACTCTCGGGTCAAAAAATAACGACTGGTGATAAAGTCGTTCTTTATTATGCCTCCGCCAATCGAGATGAAGAGGTATTCGATGATGCGGACGTATTTGATATTACGCGTGAGAAAAATCCACATGTGTCTTTCGGGGCCGGAACGCATTTTTGCCTGGGCTCAACTCTTGCCCGTATGGAAATCAGAATTTTATTTGAAGAACTGCTTCGGCGCTTCCCGAAGATGTCCATCGTTGGAGATGTCACTCGGCTCGACAGCAATTATGTGAATGGAACCGTGAGCTTTATGGTATCGCCTGGTCCAGACACCGACGCTTAAGGTCGCTTTCTTCCCGCTCCTCGTTGCTAAGAACGGGCTGGTATATTAGACCTCTCGGAAAATACGCCGGGGAGAGTTCCATGCAGAAAAGCGGACAAGTTAGAAAAATGGTTTCTGAAATAGGAGACCCCATTCAGTATTGGCTCCCTCTTGGTGAAGAGCGAGTTTTTATGAATGAACTCATCGGCAAGGATATTACCTTTCGCTACGATGGCCTCATTACTTGTATTCTTTGCGAACGTAAAACAAAGAAGTCCTTTAATCAGGGATTTTGTTACCCCTGTATGATCAATGCCCCTGAGGCGTCTGAGTGCATTATCAAGCCCGAGCTGTGCCAAGGTCATCTTGGTGGCGGGCGAGACCCCGAGTGGGAACAGAAGCACCATGTTCAACCGCACTATGTATACCTCGCTCTTTCCAGCGCAGTAAAAGTGGGTATCACGCGGGAAACTCAGGTGCCGACTCGATGGATCGATCAGGGCGCGTCAAAAGCTATTTTATTGGCACAGACTCCGAACCGATATCTCTGTGGGGCACTTGAGGTTTCGCTGAAGGAGCATTTCACCGATCGAACCAATTGGCGGAAGATGCTTAAAAACGAAGTTCTGCAGGACGTGAACTTGGCGCAGGTAAAAGACGAGATTAAAGATAAAATCAAGCCGGAGTTTCACGAGTATCTTACCGGCGATGTAGAGGTGACCGACCTACTTTATCCAGTCGAAGCCTATCCTGAAAAAGTGAAGAGTGTTGGCTTTGATAAATTGCCCGAGATAACGGGTCAGCTGCGTGGCATCAAGGGGCAATACCTTCTTCTCGATGATAATCGTGTTCTCAATATGCGAAAGCATACAGGTTATCATATTGACGTGAGCGCTTAGGGCTCTACTGAGGCTTTGTCTGAACAATGGCGTTAGATGCGTCGAATCCACTGATCATTGAACAAAAATGCTTCTGGTCTTTAGTGAGCTGCTGAAGTGCTAGGTAGCGTGTTCTCTTCGATAAAATATATATAGGTATAACAGCCAAGAGTATCACTGGAAAAAATAGATAGAGTGGTATGGCGAGCAGCAGAAACCGATTGCTTTCCTCGCAGCGGTGACACTCTGCGATAAGTCGCCTTCGCCTTTTCCAATATGTATTCAGGTCGTCCATGAGATTCCTCACGGTCATTGTAGCAGATTGATCTGCATTTACGCTGTCGTATTTAGACGTACATACAGGCTCTCGACCTGTGGCCACCGAATCAAGCTGTATTTAAACGATTTTATGTAATTGAAGCAGTGATAAGCATCCGCTGTATGGGGAGACTGGAGCGGGGACCTAAAGTTAAAGTTAGGAAGAGAAGTATCCCTGAATAAAACTCGGGTGTTTACCCAGGGTGCTCTCTTGGGGTTATCGTTAAGAGATAAAGCCCACGAATTTCCATTCACCATCTCGGATACCGAAGACGAATGAGTTAAGTCCATCACGGAGGAACTTGTCACTTTCTACGGCGCCTTCTTGAAGGTTTCCGCCGATAAAAAGAAAATCGTTTTCTTCCGGAACCCAGCCGTTGCCTTGGACAGCCGGGAAAGAAATCAGCTCAACCGCCTCATCGTAAGTTAATACCAACGGATCGTAGACT from Deltaproteobacteria bacterium harbors:
- a CDS encoding Kazal domain-containing protein, whose amino-acid sequence is MRQAAYVAFDSAGPCGDASEGQQCGGAFDTQCEGNLVCDLSANTTCSDDLVGTCVERIRIMCTREWVPVCGCDGETYGNDCERRAAFVAFSAGGECGSNSSAGTGSIND
- a CDS encoding NAD(P)-binding protein, with amino-acid sequence MKSSNQWDHIVVGAGAAGSAIAARLSEDRGRNVLLLEAGPDYPDSTKLPKDITNGKRNSMFKHDWGFMHTTNSQQKVPFKLPRGRVVGGSSAVNTCIALRGIPQDYDEWADMGLDEWTWDKCLPAFKKLEADQDFNDEYHNQKGPITIRRHPPEELVPWQAAFLEACDELGYPKCEDHNNPNQTGAGPHAMNKVNGVRFSAAMGYLTPAVRSRANLTIKPDSLAHRVIFYNGQAIGIEVERNGEVQTFFSESIIIACGSIATPGLLLRSGIGAKDDVYRLGVSLVSDVPGVGSRLLDHPGAAFFLAPRPGIARRNDPLIQTLLRYTSEPGAFPNDMQIQPGSCLTLPWGNITAVTMMTCVEKTKGVGKIRWTSAWPHAKPIVESNILDHPEDRRLAVDGLSRAYELTQSKAMRKLAVPVAPMGRILKDKRKLDEWIRTYSDSGYHPCGTVPMGPESDPMAALDQYCRVRGTKGLIVADASIFPTVPSVNIHLPTIMVGERVADFIRSGTI
- a CDS encoding cytochrome P450, which encodes MSEDYIDIYEPKQYVSGIPYDKYKVLRARSPVVFQRETDGSGYWAVMKHADVLFASKKPKIFSSYQAGINIPDPIEEDLDIARMILINMDPPQHAKYRKLVSTGFTPKMTQRLDGPIRAAVKTILDRVSGEKEVDFVGEIASQLPLFLIADLIGWPEADRPLMFEWSDRVSRIDHAPEDARMAAMEFFGYCTDLLESLEEKSEKGERPDDLVHVLMDAQIDGEKLNSMEIVNFLLLLAIGGNETTRNCIAGGYLALHEFPKQMERFASDPIGHGRLATEEMLRWTSPIIAFRRTAMEDTELSGQKITTGDKVVLYYASANRDEEVFDDADVFDITREKNPHVSFGAGTHFCLGSTLARMEIRILFEELLRRFPKMSIVGDVTRLDSNYVNGTVSFMVSPGPDTDA
- a CDS encoding DUF2797 domain-containing protein, coding for MQKSGQVRKMVSEIGDPIQYWLPLGEERVFMNELIGKDITFRYDGLITCILCERKTKKSFNQGFCYPCMINAPEASECIIKPELCQGHLGGGRDPEWEQKHHVQPHYVYLALSSAVKVGITRETQVPTRWIDQGASKAILLAQTPNRYLCGALEVSLKEHFTDRTNWRKMLKNEVLQDVNLAQVKDEIKDKIKPEFHEYLTGDVEVTDLLYPVEAYPEKVKSVGFDKLPEITGQLRGIKGQYLLLDDNRVLNMRKHTGYHIDVSA